One genomic region from Leishmania braziliensis MHOM/BR/75/M2904 complete genome, chromosome 35 encodes:
- a CDS encoding putative histone H4 — MAKGKRSADAKGSQKRQKKVLRDNIRGITRGCVRRMARRGGVKRISGDLYEEVRRVLKAYVEDIVRCSTAYTEYARKKTVTAADVVNALRKRGHILYGYA; from the coding sequence ATGGCCAAGGGCAAGCGCTCCGCTGACGCCAAGGGCAGCCAGAAGCGCCAGAAGAAGGTCCTGCGCGACAACATCCGCGGCATcacgcgcggctgcgtccgccgtatggcgcgccgcggtggtgtAAAGCGCATCTCGGGCGACCtctacgaggaggtgcgccgcgtgctgaAGGCCTACGTGGAGGAcattgtgcgctgcagcacggcctACACCGAGTACGCGCGCAAGAAGACAGTGACGGCGGCCGATGTCGTAAacgcgctgcgcaagcgcggCCACATCCTGTACGGTTACGCGTAA
- a CDS encoding pyruvate kinase, with the protein MSVVRMDFSHGSHEYHQTTINNVRQAAAELGVNIAIALDTKGPEIRTGLFVGGVAVMEKDATCYVTTDPAFSDKGTKDKFYIDYANLPKVVSPGGYIYIDDGILILQVQSHEDEQTLKCTVTNAHTISDRRGVNLPGCDVDLPAVSPKDCADLQFGVEQGVDIIFASFIRSAEQVVEVRKALGAKGGDIMVICKIENHQGVQNIDSIIEESDGIMVARGDLGVEIPAEKVVVAQKILISKCNVAGKPVICATQMLESMTYNPRPTRAEVSDVANAVFNGADCVMLSGETAKGKYPNGVVQYMARICLEAQSAINEYVFFNSIKKLQPIPMSVEEAVCSSAVNSVYETKAKALVVLSNTGRSARLVAKYRPNCPIVCVTTRLQTCRQLNITQGVESVFFDADRLGHDEGKEDRVATGVEFAKSRG; encoded by the coding sequence ATGTCTGTTGTGCGCATGGACTTCTCGCACGGGTCACACGAGTACCACCAGACGACGATCAACAACGTGCGCCAGGCCGCTGCGGAGCTCGGCGTGAATATCGCGATTGCGCTGGACACAAAGGGGCCAGAGATTCGGACGGGCCTGTTTGTTGGCGGTGTGGCTGTGATGGAGAAAGACGCGACGTGCTACGTGACGACGGACCCTGCGTTTTCGGACAAGGGCACCAAGGACAAGTTTTACATTGACTACGCGAACCTGCCGAAGGTGGTGAGCCCTGGCGGCTATATCTATATCGACGACGGCATCCTTATCTTGCAAGTGCAGAGCCACGAGGACGAGCAGACACTGAAGTGCACGGTGACGAACGCGCACACGATCTCTGACCGGCGCGGCGTGAACCTGCCGGGGTGTGACGTGGACCTGCCGGCTGTGTCGCCGAAGGACTGCGCGGACCTGCAGTTCGGCGTGGAGCAGGGCGTGGACATCATTTTCGCGTCGTTTATCCGGAGTGCGGAACAGGTGGTCGAGGTGCGGAAGGCGCTTGGAGCGAAGGGGGGCGACATCATGGTCATCTGCAAGATCGAGAACCACCAGGGCGTGCAGAACATCGACTCAATCatcgaggagagcgacggcaTCATGGTTGCGCGCGGCGACCTCGGTGTTGAGATCCCAgcggagaaggtggtggtcgCGCAGAAGATCTTGATCAGCAAGTGCAACGTTGCCGGCAAGCCGGTGATCTGTGCGACGCAGATGCTGGAGAGCATGACGTACAACCCCCGCCCGACGCGCGCGGAGGTGTCGGATGTTGCTAACGCCGTCTTCAACGGCGCGGATTGCGTGATGCTGTCTGGCGAGACGGCGAAGGGCAAGTATCCGAATGGTGTGGTCCAGTACATGGCGCGCATCTGTCTAGAGGCGCAGAGCGCCATTAACGAATACGTCTTCTTCAACAGCATCAAGAAGCTGCAGCCCATCCCGATgagtgtggaggaggctgtttgcagcagtgccgtgaACTCCGTGTATGAGACCAAGGCGAAGGCATTGGTGGTGCTGAGCAACACGGGCCGCAGCGCTCGACTGGTGGCAAAGTACCGTCCGAACTGCCcgattgtgtgtgtgacgacGCGTCTGCAGACGTGCCGCCAGTTGAACATCACGCAAGGCGTGGAGAGTGTCTTCTTTGACGCAGATAGGCTCGGACACGATGAGGGCAAGGAGGATCGCGTGGCCACAGGTGTTGAATTTGCCAAGTCGAGGGGCTAA
- a CDS encoding putative histone H4 codes for MAKGKRSADAKGSQKRQKKVLRDNIRGITRGCVRRMARRGGVKRISGDLYEEVRRVLKAYVEDIVRCSTAYTEYARKKTVTAADVVNALRKRGHILYGYA; via the coding sequence ATGGCCAAGGGCAAGCGCTCCGCTGACGCCAAGGGCAGCCAGAAGCGCcagaagaaggtgctgcgcgacaacatccgcggcatcacgcgcggctgcgtccGCCGCATGGCGCGCCGTGGTGGCGTGAAGCGCATCTCGGGCGACCtctacgaggaggtgcgccgcgtgctgaAGGCCTACGTGGAGGAcattgtgcgctgcagcacggcctACACCGAGTACGCGCGCAAGAAGACAGTGACGGCGGCCGATGTCGTAAacgcgctgcgcaagcgcggCCACATCCTGTACGGTTACGCGTAA
- a CDS encoding pyruvate kinase — protein MSVARKNFSHGSHEYHQTTINNVRQAAAELGVNIAIALDTKGPEIRTGLFVGGVAVMEKDATCCVTTDPAFSGKGTKDKFYIDYANLPKVVSPGGYIYIDDGILILQVQSHEDEQTLKCTVTNAYTISDRRGVNLPGCDVDLPAVSPKDCADLQFGVEQGVDIIFASFIRSAEQVVEVRKALGAKGGDIMVICKIENHQGVQNIDSIIEESDGIMVARGDLGVEIPAEKVVVAQKILISKCNVAGKPVICATQMLESMTYNPRPTRAEVSDVANAVFNGADCVMLSGETAKGKYPNGVVQYMARICLEAQSAINEYVFFNSIKKLQPIPMSVEEAVCSSAVNSVYETKAKALAVLSNTGRSARLVAKYRPNCPIVCVTTRLQTCRQLNITQGVESVFFDADRLGHDEGKEDRVATGVEFAKSRD, from the coding sequence ATGTCTGTTGCGCGCAAGAACTTCTCGCACGGGTCACACGAGTACCACCAGACGACGATCAACAACGTGCGCCAGGCCGCTGCGGAGCTCGGCGTGAATATCGCGATTGCGCTGGACACAAAGGGGCCAGAGATTCGGACGGGCCTGTTTGTTGGCGGTGTGGCTGTGATGGAGAAAGACGCGACGTGCTGCGTGACGACGGACCCTGCGTTTTCGGGCAAGGGCACCAAGGACAAGTTTTACATTGACTACGCGAACCTGCCGAAGGTGGTGAGCCCTGGCGGCTATATCTATATCGACGACGGCATCCTTATCTTGCAAGTGCAGAGCCACGAGGATGAGCAGACACTGAAGTGCACGGTGACGAACGCGTACACGATCTCTGACCGGCGCGGCGTGAACCTGCCGGGGTGTGACGTGGACCTGCCGGCTGTGTCGCCGAAGGACTGTGCGGACCTGCAGTTCGGCGTGGAGCAGGGCGTGGACATCATTTTCGCGTCGTTTATCCGGAGTGCGGAACAGGTGGTCGAGGTGCGGAAGGCGCTTGGAGCGAAGGGGGGCGACATCATGGTCATCTGCAAGATCGAGAACCACCAGGGCGTGCAGAACATCGACTCGATCatcgaggagagcgacggcaTCATGGTTGCGCGCGGCGACCTCGGTGTTGAGATCCCAgcggagaaggtggtggtcgCGCAGAAGATCTTGATCAGCAAGTGCAACGTTGCCGGCAAGCCGGTGATCTGTGCGACGCAGATGCTGGAGAGCATGACGTACAACCCCCGCCCAACGCGCGCGGAGGTGTCGGATGTTGCTAACGCCGTCTTCAACGGCGCGGATTGCGTGATGCTGTCTGGCGAGACGGCGAAGGGCAAGTATCCGAATGGTGTGGTCCAGTACATGGCGCGCATCTGTCTAGAGGCGCAGAGCGCCATTAACGAATACGTCTTCTTCAACAGCATCAAGAAGCTGCAGCCCATCCCGATgagtgtggaggaggctgtttgcagcagtgccgtgaACTCCGTGTATGAGACCAAGGCGAAGGCATTGGCAGTGCTGAGCAACACGGGCCGCAGCGCTCGACTGGTGGCGAAGTACCGTCCGAACTGCCcgattgtgtgtgtgacgacGCGTCTGCAGACGTGCCGCCAGTTGAACATCACGCAAGGCGTGGAGAGTGTCTTCTTTGACGCAGATAGGCTCGGGCACGATGAGGGCAAGGAGGATCGCGTGGCCACAGGTGTTGAATTCGCCAAGTCGAGGGACTAA
- a CDS encoding putative pyruvate kinase has translation MVVVEGDEERDAGFMVAAGTTPRNQRQCFPVHLQFLYVCNSSTSLFLQLRWHVSVITLLLTLVIVHTLPLFLCHRVTTRHLCAHVEELVLHLCSIKAAFFISHFTPSQTACLSLYTMSQLAHNLTLSIFEPLANYRGTRIVCTIGPSTQSVEALKGLIRSGMSVARMNFSHGSHEYHQTTINNVRQAAAELGVNIAIALDTKGPEIRTGLLLAVWLERKT, from the coding sequence ATGGTGGTAGTGGAAGGTGACGAGGAAAGGGATGCTGGTTTTATGGTTGCGGCTGGCACTACCCCACGCAACCAGCGACAATGCTTCCCCGTCCACCTGCAGTTCCTCTATGTGTGCAACAGCAGTACATCCCTCTTTTTGCAGCTGCGTTGGCATGTCTCTGTGATCACCCTCTTACTCACTCTCGTCATAGTTCAtactcttcccctctttctctgtcacCGGGTAACCACACGACACTTATGCGCACACGTGGAAGAGTTGGTGCTTCATCTTTGCTCCATCAAAGCTGCCTTTTTTATATCCCACTTTACTCCCTCTCAAACTGCTTGTCTTTCCCTTTACACCATGTCGCAGCTAGCCCATAACCTGACGCTCTCGATCTTCGAGCCGCTGGCGAACTACCGGGGGACCCGGATCGTGTGCACCATCGGCCCCAGCACGCAGAGcgtggaggcgctgaaggGGCTGATTCGGAGTGGCATGTCTGTTGCGCGCATGAACTTCTCGCACGGGTCACACGAGTACCACCAGACGACGATCAACAACGTGCGCCAGGCCGCTGCGGAGCTCGGCGTGAATATCGCGATTGCGCTGGACACAAAGGGGCCAGAGATTCGGACGGGCCTGTTGTTGGCGGTGTGGCTGGAGAGAAAGAC
- a CDS encoding phosphatidylinositol-specific phospholipase-like protein — protein MSLPLAGASISDLTVERSCTELAGKLKEKGMPLLRLTRNYKVKRVLISLSPMGDGLQYQPASVSHSSLLFTDMWAIRPLPSSHKIGSRAGLKHFQYCFQVESQFGWSWNLVCDTELERSTWVRFLEQRRRAFLDESRVNTVNASVARYWSIAALPGKTKLSFNEISMLVNTLLGRVSATEFDELFRQCDKDKDTCLNYQEFCEFFHYFNKAKAGRRIYESQTSDIASGMTAEEFTRFCIANDACTTMTPMRCASLFHLFSNGQSDRMSLNAFTAFLLHPHHNSIVEARQLRLSDSMDSPLSHYFINSSHNTYLTGNQLNSQSSCSMYRDVLLAGCRCVEVDCWDGPRGKPIVYHGHTMTTKIAFSDVVRTINDYAFQNSENDSEATWNPREFPVILSLEVHTSPEQTSQMACIMRRVFKERLFLSRLDVSLYTPANLKGKILIKWRMNAAGVEDIKDTTGSGIVADCRTPLLTTLDLSACASIGTVKSTSWGAKEQPFNVQSYVEGEVARLEACAPVDFVRQNTRMLSRTYPAGTRIDSSNYDPMPVWRLGCQLVALNWQTRDQNFRVNEGFFAHQNGGCGYVLKPMYLRDVNSGCSAVPFTLALRLICGSHLGTTLDGVQATHLSLRVWAHGDTSPHETTYVPTAIYPEWNEEIEVHGRCKDTAVLCLSVVARTSRGGKQDVCTACLPVRVLRTGYHAMPLRHAKSGRPAEIASILCHLSFKTLAGSS, from the coding sequence ATGTCGCTTCCTTTGGCAGGCGCGAGCATATCGGACCTCACTGTGGAGCGTAGCTGCACGGAGCTTGCGGGTAAACTAAAAGAGAAGGGCATGCCTCTTCTACGCCTGACGCGCAACTACAAAGTGAAGAGGGTGctcatctccctctcccccatgGGTGACGGTCTTCAGTACCAGCCAGCGTCGGTGAGTCACAGTTCTCTTCTTTTTACTGATATGTGGGCCATTCGCCCCCTACCTTCGTCTCACAAAATCGGCAGCAGGGCGGGTCTCAAGCACTTTCAGTACTGCTTTCAAGTTGAATCACAATTTGGCTGGTCGTGGAATCTCGTGTGCGACACAGAGCTGGAGCGCAGCACCTGGGTCAGGTTTCTAgaacagcgccgccgtgcctTTCTGGACGAGAGCCGCGTCAATACGGTAAATGCGTCTGTTGCGCGATACTGGTCCATCGCGGCACTGCCGGGAAAGACGAAGCTCTCTTTCAATGAGATATCGATGCTGGTCAATACGCTGCTTGGCCGCGTGTCCGCTACGGAGTTTGACGAACTCTTTCGCCAGTGTGACAAAGACAAAGACACGTGCCTCAACTACCAGGAGTTTTGCGAGTTCTTCCATTACTTCAACAAGGCCAAGGCGGGGCGCCGTATCTACGAGAGTCAGACATCAGACATCGCATCTGGCATGACGGCAGAAGAGTTCACCCGCTTCTGCATCGCAAACGACGCCTGCACCACCATGACGCCGATGCGTTGTGCGTCCTTATTCCATCTCTTTTCAAACGGGCAGTCAGACCGAATGTCGTTGAACGCCTTCACCGCCTTTTTGCTGCATCCGCACCACAACTCCATCGTTGAGGCGCGCCAACTTCGCTTGAGCGACTCGATGGATTCCCCCTTGTCACACTACTTCATCAACAGCTCTCACAACACTTATCTCACCGGCAATCAGCTCAATTCTCAGAGCTCGTGCAGTATGTACCGCGACGTGCTTTTGGCCGGATGCCGCTGTGTTGAGGTCGATTGCTGGGATGGCCCTAGGGGCAAGCCTATTGTGTATCATGGCCATACGATGACCACCAAAATCGCCTTCAGCGACGTAGTCCGCACGATCAACGACTATGCATTTCAAAACTCTGAAAATGATTCCGAGGCCACCTGGAACCCTCGCGAATTCCCTGTAATTTTGTCCCTCGAAGTACACACAAGCCCAGAGCAGACAAGCCAGATGGCATGCATCATGCGGCGCGTGTTCAAGGagcgcctctttctttcccgcCTCGATGTGTCCTTGTACACACCGGCGAATCTGAAAGGAAAGATCCTCATAAAATGGAGGATGAATGCCGCCGGTGTGGAAGACATCAAGGACACGACGGGTAGCGGGATTGTAGCAGACTGCCGGACACCTCTTCTCACCACACTGGACCTCTCCGCTTGCGCTTCGATTGGAACCGTCAAATCAACCTCATGGGGTGCCAAGGAGCAGCCCTTCAACGTTCAAAGCTACGTGGAAGGGGAGGTGGCTCGACTAGAGGCGTGCGCCCCGGTCGACTTTGTGCGCCAGAACACCCGCATGCTTTCCCGCACCTACCCTGCGGGTACTCGCATTGATTCTTCGAACTACGATCCAATGCCCGTGTGGCGTCTCGGCTGTCAACTTGTAGCACTCAATTGGCAGACGCGAGATCAGAACTTTCGTGTCAACGAGGGCTTTTTTGCGCATCAGAATGGTGGATGCGGTTACGTCCTCAAGCCCATGTACCTGCGTGATGTTAACTCGGGGTGCAGTGCCGTTCCTTTCACCCTTGCGTTGCGACTCATTTGCGGATCGCATCTTGGAACCACCCTCGACGGTGTCCAGGCCACCCACCTGTCGCTGCGGGTGTGGGCTCATGGCGACACATCGCCTCACGAAACCACTTACGTGCCAACTGCAATCTACCCCGAGTGGAATGAAGAAATCGAAGTGCACGGAAGGTGCAAGGACACCGCTGTGCTGTGTCTTTCTGTTGTGGCTCGCaccagccgcggcggcaagCAGGATGTCTGCACAGCATGCCTGCCCGTGCGTGTTTTGCGGACTGGATATCATGCGATGCCACTCCGACACGCAAAAAGCGGACGCCCGGCCGAGATCGCATCCATACTGTGTCACCTATCCTTCAAGACCCTGGCGGGGTCCTCGTGA
- a CDS encoding putative 2-oxoisovalerate dehydrogenase beta subunit,mitochondrial precursor: MRRLFAVSATAAVAARSAVAKRHGSVQPSEFEFVPVCGEEEAKRNGVRMNLFQAINSGLDHALSKERTVLLGEDVAFGGVFRCTLDLRKKYGPQKVFDSPLTEQGIIGFAVGMAAVGWHPIAEVQFADYIFPAFDQIVNEAAKYRFRTGGSFHCGMLIRTPCSAVGHGGIYHSQSVEGYFNHCPGLKIVMPSSPSEAKGLLLKCVEENDPCIFFEPKILYRSAVEEVNPDYYTLPLGKGRVLVEGRDVTMVTYGSQVYVAAKAAEMARKEGISVELIDLRSLLPWDRQLVADSVKKTGKVIVTHEAPKTSGYGAELVSSIIEDCFLSLEAPPTRVCGLDTPFPLHERLYLPNELKLLDAIKSVVHF; this comes from the coding sequence ATGCGTCGCCTCTTCGCTGTCTCTGCCACTGCGGCTGTCGCAGCGAGATCTGCGGTGGCCAAGCGACATGGCAGCGTCCAACCGAGCGAGTTCGAATTCGTGCCCGTTTGtggtgaggaagaggcgaagcgTAACGGCGTCAGGATGAACCTGTTCCAGGCAATTAACTCGGGTCTTGATCACGCACTCTCCAAGGAGAGGACGGTACTTCTCGGTGAAGACGTCGCGTTTGGCGGCGTTTTCCGTTGCACGCTTGATCTGCGGAAGAAGTATGGCCCCCAGAAGGTGTTTGATTCGCCTCTCACGGAGCAGGGGATCATCGGCTTTGCGGTCGGCATGGCTGCTGTCGGCTGGCACCCCATCGCCGAGGTACAATTCGCGGATTACATCTTCCCAGCCTTTGACCAGATTGTGAACGAGGCTGCCAAGTACCGTTTTCGCACAGGTGGCAGTTTTCACTGCGGCATGCTGATTCGCACCCCGTGCTCTGCGGTGGGCCATGGTGGCATTTACCATTCACAAAGCGTTGAGGGCTACTTTAATCACTGCCCTGGGTTGAAGATCGTCATGCCGTCATCCCCGTCGGAGGCAAAGGGGCTGCTGCTTAAGTGTGTTGAAGAGAACGACCCCTGCATCTTCTTTGAGCCCAAGATTCTCTACCGCAGCGCGGTCGAGGAGGTGAACCCGGACTACTACACTCTGCCGCTGGGCAAGGGCCGAGTTCTCGTGGAGGGGCGTGACGTAACAATGGTCACCTACGGTTCTCAAGTGTACGTGGCGGCCAAGGCGGCAGAGATGGCGCGCAAGGAAGGCATATCCGTGGAGCTCATTGACCTTCGCAGCTTGCTACCGTGGGACCGCCAGCTGGTGGCGGACTCGGTGAAGAAGACGGGTAAGGTGATTGTCACGCATGAGGCACCAAAGACGAGTGGGTACGGTGCGGAGCTGGTGTCTAGCATAATAGAGGATTGCTTCCTTTCACTCGAGGCCCCTCcgacgcgcgtgtgcggctTGGACACACCATTCCCTTTGCACGAGCGCCTCTACCTGCCGAACGAGCTGAAGCTACTGGACGCTATCAAGTCTGTGGTGCACTTTTGA
- a CDS encoding putative prohibitin, whose protein sequence is MAAEARKKMNAYGGFGNIVGMSALVGVGCVSIYALYKSVFFVPGGFRAVKFNSITGLYNRTYGEGANFAIPFLETPVVFDIRNKPIEVPTASGSRDLQTVNMAVRVLYQPNVENLHHIYRHIGINYAETVLPSLINEIIRAVIAQFNASDLLIKRPEVSHRIGVMLAERAKRFNIDITDVSITQMSFGKEYTNAVEAKQVAQQMAERAKFRVEQAEQEKQAAILLAQGEAEAATLVGNAVKRNPAFLELRGLEAARTIAKTLRDHGNGRYYLDSDSLYVNVKDLKIDHSGTK, encoded by the coding sequence ATGGCGGCTGAGGCGCGGAAGAAGATGAATGCGTACGGTGGCTTTGGCAATATCGTTGGCATGTCGGCCCTGGTTGGTGTCGGCTGTGTCTCCATCTATGCCCTCTACAAGTCTGTCTTCTTTGTGCCCGGCGGCTTCCGCGCCGTTAAATTCAACAGCATCACCGGCCTTTACAACCGCACCTACGGTGAAGGTGCCAACTTCGCGATTCCGTTTTTAGAAACGCCTGTCGTCTTTGATATCCGCAACAAGCCTATTGAAGTGCCTACGGCGAGCGGCAGCCGTGATTTGCAGACGGTGAACATGgcggtgcgtgtgctttACCAACCCAACGTCGAGAATCTGCACCATATTTACCGCCATATCGGCATCAACTACGCTGAGACAGTTTTGCCCTCGCTCATTAATGAGATCATTCGCGCTGTTATTGCGCAATTTAACGCCTCTGACCTTCTCATCAAGCGTCCTGAAGTGAGTCACCGCATCGGTGTCATGTTAGCTGAGAGGGCGAAGCGCTTCAACATTGACATCACTGACGTCTCGATCACTCAGATGAGCTTTGGAAAGGAGTACACTAACGCTGTGGAGGCAAagcaggtggcgcagcagatgGCTGAGCGGGCCAAGTTCCGAGTGGAGCAGGCagagcaagagaagcagGCGGCCATTCTGCTGGCACAGGGTGAGGCTGAGGCCGCTACACTCGTTGGTAACGCAGTAAAGCGCAACCCCGCCTTCCTGGAGCTACGTGGGCTGGAGGCGGCTCGCACGATTGCCAAAACGCTGCGTGATCACGGCAACGGTCGCTACTATCTCGATAGTGACTCTCTTTATGTCAACGTCAAGGACCTGAAAATAGATCATTCCGGGACGAAGTAA
- the HKT1 gene encoding Trk system potassium uptake protein, which produces MPSSFRVRAALSRQALPFEGSVQPALSQRPTDPRHDHSRTSQLLFEAPVLLPLTEDQRKLIEQLNFFKKWYLFCHFVYICALVMIGFLGLLVMVPHIAAIDAFFIAVSSVCNCGLQSVNVGQWSTGATLFRHLLLLPGGVVITSSFQPLLRLFMLYRVRRVFYPKEKDTPQEALLRAKKRAEARRLYYAALVSAVTPFVYFVVVNVILMTLLWYLNVSHLSAFDVFCMTLASFHSSIFLPMEGYAGDAAVTGLVTATCALGFTAFPVLLRPFMLCEWCLVRAIRRLAGPSCGCVAFCRSPPDVIGEDQERNTAETDDISAALLHAPPRHPSSLLGCVDEADAAFQEIMTSKEPGTFHPFLFRPSETFFLGCAWCALTLIQAVPFWYEQWDGVLHGYTWPYKLYLSLCQAAAVRFAAASFVPLLEYSNAHVAVTILAMYLPALPISTDRTHRKWKQMFRTSVVRLLTSRLFWLFTGMVLVLFAEEARMRAQLLNTRFDIMTRTFFEVISAYAGCGLSLSLPGSSVSFVGFTSTFGKLIIAAVILGGRHRFVDLGIDLGFGSLQSALNPTSPSNEQASSAPT; this is translated from the coding sequence ATGCCGTCCAGTTttcgtgtgcgtgccgcgctgtcTCGTCAGGCGCTCCCCTTTGAGGGAAGTGTGCAGCCTGCTCTATCTCAACGCCCCACTGATCCTCGACACGACCACTCCCGCACCTCTCAACTCTTGTTTGAGGCGCCTGTGCTTCTGCCCCTCACTGAAGACCAGCGGAAGCTCATTGAGCAGCTCAACTTCTTTAAGAAATGGTACCTTTTCTGCCATTTTGTCTACATCTGCGCTTTGGTTATGATTGGGTTTCTTGGCCTGCTTGTTATGGTTCCACACATCGCCGCCATTGACGCCTTCTTCATCGCCGTATCCTCGGTATGCAACTGCGGTCTGCAATCAGTGAACGTTGGCCAGTGGTCTACCGGTGCGACACTTTTCCGGCATCTGCTGTTGCTCCCGGGCGGCGTTGTGATTACCAGCAGCTTTCAGCCTCTTCTGCGCCTCTTTATGTTGTACCGAGTGCGGCGTGTCTTTTATCCCAAAGAGAAGGACACGCCACAAGAGGCACTATTACGGGCGAAGAAGCGAGCTGAGGCGCGCCGCTTGTACTACGCTGCTCTCGTGAGCGCCGTCACACCCTTTGTGTACTTCGTCGTTGTCAACGTTATCCTCATGACGCTGCTGTGGTATCTCAACGTCTCACACCTTTCTGCCTTCGACGTGTTCTGCATGACACTTGCTTCGTTCCACAGCTCCATCTTTTTGCCCATGGAAGGGTACGCGGGTGACGCTGCGGTGACGGGCCTTGTGACAGCAACGTGCGCACTGGGGTTTACCGCCTTCCCTGTCCTGCTCCGGCCTTTTATGCTGTGCGAATGGTGCTTGGTGCGAGCCATACGTCGACTTGCCGGCCCTTCATGCGGTTGTGTTGCGTTCTGTCGCTCGCCGCCAGATGTCATTGGCGAGGATCAAGAGAGGAACACTGCCGAAACTGACGACATCTCGGCTGCCTTGCTTCACGCCCCTCCACGCcacccttcctctctcttgggCTGCGTAGATGAGGCGGACGCTGCATTTCAGGAAATAATGACGTCCAAAGAGCCAGGCACCTTccacccttttctctttcgtccCAGCGAAACATTTTTTTTGGGCTGTGCGTGGTGTGCCCTGACCCTGATACAAGCGGTTCCGTTCTGGTATGAGCAGTGGGACGGGGTGCTGCACGGCTACACATGGCCATACAAGCTAtacctctctctgtgccaggccgccgctgttcgcttcgccgccgcttcctTTGTGCCGCTCCTCGAGTACAGCAACGCTCATGTAGCGGTCACCATCCTCGCCATGTACCTCCCAGCTCTCCCGATATCGACTGATCGCACACACCGCAAGTGGAAGCAGATGTTCCGCACCTCGGTCGTCCGTCTGCTCACGTCGCGTCTCTTTTGGTTGTTCACTGGAATGGTGCTGGTGCTCTTCGCAGAAGAAGCCAGGATGcgggcgcagctgctcaacaCTCGTTTTGACATAATGACGCGCACCTTCTTTGAAGTAATCAGTGCCTACGCTGGGTGTGGGCTatcgctgtcgctgcccgGCTCGAGTGTATCATTTGTTGGCTTCACTAGCACCTTTGGGAAGCTCATTATTGCCGCGGTCATCCTTGGCGGTCGGCACCGCTTCGTTGATCTCGGCATTGACTTGGGGTTCGGCTCGTTACAATCTGCTCTCAATCCAACCTCTCCTTCAAACGAACAGGCTTCTTCCGCACCAACATAA
- a CDS encoding putative coatomer zeta subunit has product MAFLHRVQAVVALDNTGSRIFAKYFIGDDTPESSKALAPLEKQRSLEHSIFQAIHDPRRGNHVAYENEILVVEGHITVFHISEDVTITVIGAGSENEVVLSNVLMGLVDALRQELNTPSLTVRLLLENYCALLMTVDEMLDEGIILETDSATVANDLEPYLVDVSNDTARAALTGVNKYLRDNL; this is encoded by the coding sequence ATGGCCTTTCTACACCGAGTACAGGCGGTAGTTGCGCTGGATAACACCGGCAGCCGCATCTTTGCCAAGTACTTTATCGGGGACGACACTCCCGAGTCTTCTAAGGCGCTAGCGCCTCTTGAAAAGCAGCGCTCGCTGGAGCATTCTATCTTTCAAGCCATTCATGACCCCCGACGGGGCAACCACGTCGCCTACGAGAACGAGATTCTCGTTGTGGAAGGGCACATCACCGTCTTCCACATCAGCGAAGATGTGACAATCACTGTCATTGGCGCCGGCTCTGAGAATGAAGTGGTGCTGTCCAACGTGTTGATGGGTCTGGTAGACGCATTGCGCCAAGAGCTTAACACACCCTCTCTGACAGTGCGTCTGTTACTAGAGAATTACTGCGCTCTTCTTATGACAGTCGATGAGATGCTGGATGAGGGAATTATCCTAGAAACGGACTCGGCCACCGTCGCGAACGACTTGGAGCCGTACTTGGTCGACGTTAGCAACGACACAGCGCGAGCCGCCCTCACTGGCGTCAACAAGTACCTGCGTGATAACTTGTAG